One Deltaproteobacteria bacterium genomic region harbors:
- a CDS encoding DUF2442 domain-containing protein codes for MIHKIYRVVSFDRIEPFILRVVFDDGSAQVIDFRPVLEGDLYGPLQNPNTFNQVEIDSEAHTLVWPNGADFDPATLHDWPETGPALKLLAEKWAARNGTQCASS; via the coding sequence ATGATTCACAAAATTTACCGCGTAGTTTCGTTCGATCGCATTGAGCCATTCATCCTGCGTGTCGTGTTTGACGATGGCTCTGCACAGGTAATCGACTTTCGTCCCGTGTTGGAAGGAGATCTCTATGGTCCTCTGCAGAATCCGAACACCTTCAATCAAGTTGAGATCGATTCCGAAGCTCATACCCTTGTGTGGCCCAATGGGGCGGACTTCGACCCGGCGACGCTTCATGATTGGCCGGAAACCGGGCCAGCGTTGAAGCTCTTGGCGGAGAAGTGGGCCGCGCGTAATGGCACGCAATGTGCCAGCAGCTAG
- a CDS encoding extracellular solute-binding protein — MLTTLKHQRKEIAVRRTFFANACFVVAGLLMVLNPLPRESNAASAERERILDGAKKEGRLVLYTGMETDEASQFTKEFTRKYPFIKTDLFRSSGEKVQARFIVEQRAGTHLADVFQTSVVQVYQLKNAGMLARYVSEEAAALADGFKDPQGHWSAFYQIPYVIGYNTRLVAAKDVPTSYEDLLNPKWKGLISLETEEYQWFYHAIQLMGRDKGLDFMKKFARQDLQMRKGHTLLAQLVAAGESALATVVYSNRVERMKASGAPIDWVRFKGPTITAINAIAIPDKAPHPNTARLFVDFALSKEGQGLLRAQRRVPARADVSPDPPSLTQGLKLYPARPEGMIENYNETVARFDEIFNKGK; from the coding sequence ATGCTTACCACGTTGAAACACCAGCGAAAGGAAATCGCCGTGCGCCGAACATTTTTTGCCAACGCTTGCTTTGTCGTTGCCGGATTATTGATGGTACTCAATCCGCTGCCGCGAGAATCAAATGCGGCGAGCGCGGAGCGCGAGCGAATCCTCGACGGCGCCAAGAAGGAAGGCCGGCTGGTTTTGTACACCGGCATGGAGACCGACGAGGCGAGCCAGTTCACCAAAGAGTTCACGCGCAAATATCCGTTTATCAAGACCGACCTGTTTCGCTCCAGCGGCGAAAAAGTTCAGGCCCGCTTCATCGTCGAACAGCGCGCCGGCACGCATCTCGCCGATGTTTTTCAAACCAGCGTCGTGCAAGTCTATCAACTCAAGAACGCCGGCATGCTGGCGCGCTATGTTTCCGAGGAAGCCGCGGCGCTCGCCGATGGCTTCAAAGATCCTCAGGGCCATTGGTCGGCGTTTTACCAAATTCCCTACGTCATCGGCTACAACACGCGGCTGGTGGCGGCCAAAGATGTTCCGACGAGCTATGAAGATTTACTCAATCCCAAATGGAAGGGACTGATCAGTTTAGAGACCGAAGAGTACCAGTGGTTCTATCACGCGATCCAACTCATGGGGCGCGACAAGGGACTCGACTTCATGAAAAAGTTCGCGCGCCAAGATTTACAAATGCGCAAAGGCCACACGCTGTTGGCGCAGCTGGTGGCCGCCGGCGAATCGGCGCTCGCCACGGTGGTCTACTCCAATCGCGTCGAGCGCATGAAAGCGAGCGGTGCGCCGATCGATTGGGTGCGTTTCAAAGGGCCGACGATCACCGCGATCAATGCCATCGCGATCCCCGACAAAGCGCCGCATCCGAACACGGCGCGCTTGTTCGTCGACTTTGCGCTGTCGAAAGAAGGACAGGGTTTACTACGCGCGCAGCGGCGCGTTCCGGCGCGGGCGGATGTGTCGCCCGATCCGCCGAGTTTGACCCAGGGCTTAAAGCTTTATCCGGCGCGGCCCGAAGGCATGATCGAGAACTACAACGAAACGGTGGCGCGCTTCGACGAGATTTTTAATAAAGGAAAATAA
- a CDS encoding sulfite exporter TauE/SafE family protein: MDWVLQFLWLVPLGFFAGAYGTLIGAGGGFVLAPALLLIYPAEAPETITSITLAVVFFNALSGTLAYARTKRIDYKSGIIFSLATMPGAVLGALTTNVMSRAKFNLLFGCLLIVIALALVVSPGKKTAAQQPPGNGNSREIFSLSKSKIILGVVFSSVFGFVSSFLGIGGGFMYVPALVYMLGFPVHIATATSLFVLTLTALTGSATHIAAGLFHHGIQQAIGLSIGAILGAQLGAKISQRIHGDWILRSLAIALGLAGIRLLVSSLG; the protein is encoded by the coding sequence ATGGATTGGGTTCTGCAGTTTCTCTGGCTGGTGCCGCTGGGATTTTTTGCCGGCGCCTATGGCACGCTGATCGGCGCCGGCGGCGGCTTCGTCTTGGCGCCGGCGCTGCTATTGATCTATCCGGCCGAAGCGCCGGAAACCATTACTAGCATTACTCTCGCGGTGGTTTTTTTTAACGCGCTCTCCGGCACCCTCGCCTACGCAAGAACCAAACGCATCGATTACAAATCCGGAATTATTTTTTCCCTCGCCACCATGCCAGGAGCGGTTCTCGGCGCGCTGACAACCAATGTCATGAGCCGGGCAAAGTTCAATTTGCTGTTCGGCTGTCTGCTGATAGTGATCGCACTCGCACTCGTCGTCAGCCCCGGCAAAAAAACCGCGGCGCAACAACCGCCGGGCAATGGCAACAGCCGAGAGATCTTCAGCCTGAGCAAATCCAAAATAATATTGGGCGTGGTCTTCAGCAGCGTATTCGGCTTCGTGTCGAGTTTCTTGGGCATCGGCGGCGGCTTCATGTACGTGCCTGCCCTGGTCTACATGTTGGGATTCCCCGTTCACATCGCCACCGCGACCTCGCTGTTCGTCTTGACGCTCACCGCATTGACCGGCAGCGCCACCCACATCGCCGCCGGTTTATTTCACCACGGCATCCAACAAGCCATCGGTTTATCGATCGGCGCCATCCTCGGCGCCCAGCTCGGCGCCAAAATATCCCAACGCATCCATGGCGATTGGATTTTGCGCAGCCTCGCGATCGCGCTTGGGTTGGCGGGAATCAGACTGCTAGTTTCGTCGTTGGGTTAG
- a CDS encoding CapA family protein yields MLYESEQGKVNLAICGDIMPSRRLAVFHEPQFLALRELLRNADGCFANLESMVVRYGEGTPAIRTGMHMVTEPELLEDLKWFGFNLLSCANSHSLNFGEEGLRLQNKYLDAAGIAHAGTGENLRQASSPAYLDTPNGRIALIAASAHLPSEQNRAANQRVDFRGKPGVNALGFETTFVVDKPSFQALQRLGTSLGFDDQRQRLIDHGFHSDAQIGAATQTEYKYRGDRYLLGEKFDIRTACDENDVEENLRQIREARRQADWVIVSLHSQDLIGRSWLTAKKRTEVTEQPDFVHDFAHRCIDAGADVFACHGPHLLMGIEIYRGKPIFYSLGNLMMQNETLNHVPAYPFDRFGLDNRATPSDFFDHRTGNGTKGHPASAEFWQSVAALCRFEKRALKQIDIYPVDMGFGQPRSQRGRPVLAEGELAKSILERVARVSAPFGTVVKPQAGHALISVD; encoded by the coding sequence ATGCTCTACGAATCCGAACAAGGCAAAGTTAACTTAGCGATTTGCGGCGACATCATGCCGTCGCGCCGGCTGGCGGTGTTTCACGAGCCGCAATTCCTCGCCCTGCGCGAACTGCTGCGCAATGCCGACGGTTGCTTCGCCAATCTCGAAAGCATGGTGGTGCGCTACGGCGAAGGCACGCCGGCGATCCGCACCGGCATGCACATGGTCACCGAACCGGAATTGCTCGAAGATTTAAAATGGTTCGGCTTCAATCTGTTAAGCTGCGCCAACAGCCACTCGCTCAACTTCGGCGAAGAAGGTTTGCGCTTGCAGAATAAATATCTCGACGCCGCCGGCATCGCCCACGCCGGCACCGGCGAGAATTTGCGCCAAGCCAGCAGCCCGGCGTATTTAGACACGCCCAATGGCCGCATCGCGCTGATCGCCGCCAGCGCCCATTTGCCGTCGGAGCAAAATCGCGCCGCCAATCAGCGCGTCGACTTTCGCGGCAAGCCCGGCGTCAACGCGCTCGGCTTCGAAACGACTTTCGTCGTCGACAAGCCTTCGTTTCAAGCGCTGCAACGGCTCGGCACCTCACTGGGCTTCGACGATCAACGCCAACGGCTGATCGATCACGGTTTTCACTCCGACGCGCAGATCGGCGCGGCGACCCAGACAGAATACAAATACCGCGGCGACCGCTACCTGCTCGGCGAAAAATTTGACATCCGCACCGCCTGCGATGAAAACGACGTCGAAGAAAATTTGCGCCAGATTCGCGAAGCGCGCCGTCAAGCCGACTGGGTGATCGTCAGCTTGCACAGTCAAGATTTGATCGGCCGCAGCTGGCTCACGGCGAAAAAACGCACCGAAGTCACCGAGCAGCCCGACTTCGTCCACGACTTCGCCCATCGCTGCATCGACGCCGGCGCCGATGTATTTGCATGCCATGGGCCGCATCTGTTGATGGGCATCGAGATCTACCGCGGCAAGCCGATCTTCTACAGCCTTGGCAATCTGATGATGCAAAACGAGACGCTGAATCACGTGCCGGCCTATCCGTTTGACCGTTTCGGTCTCGACAATCGCGCCACGCCGTCGGACTTTTTCGATCATCGCACCGGCAACGGCACCAAAGGCCATCCCGCGTCGGCGGAATTCTGGCAATCGGTGGCGGCGCTCTGCCGTTTCGAAAAACGGGCACTCAAGCAAATCGACATTTATCCCGTCGACATGGGCTTCGGCCAACCGCGTTCCCAGCGCGGCCGACCTGTGCTCGCCGAAGGTGAATTGGCGAAATCGATCTTGGAGCGCGTCGCCCGGGTCTCGGCGCCATTCGGCACCGTGGTCAAACCGCAAGCCGGCCATGCCCTAATCAGCGTGGATTAA
- a CDS encoding amidohydrolase, which produces MPDFKLISADSHVNEPPAAWERVQKEYGERAPKVVRDPVGKPKGIWLVIDGLPPVGLSHYSKGLAVDKSHGISEVEQEKHFQTIRFNETFRYEDYRGGWDPAVRLQDQDTDGVDAEVLFSSAVRQLYSITDEPFQRAVFHSYNAWLHEFCSYNPKRLLGLALIPILDMKNTVADIYHYAKLGFRGVQIPTRIKDSGYYESFYEPLWQALEETGLVLNVHTSVTQGVARTHYEGPREEDPVKEPIGFARKQVPAQQFIGNMILSGNFDRHPKLRVVCAEFDVGWVANMVQQVDYWFGRASTFDAEKNLNKRPPSEYFKENIFFTYQDDRAGVLTTSVYGEDNFLWASDYPHGVTTWPHSQETVERNCAGIDATVKRKLNRGNAAKLYGLDG; this is translated from the coding sequence ATGCCAGATTTCAAACTGATCTCCGCCGATAGTCACGTCAACGAACCGCCGGCCGCTTGGGAGCGCGTGCAAAAAGAATACGGCGAGCGCGCGCCGAAAGTCGTCCGCGACCCGGTAGGTAAGCCGAAAGGGATATGGCTCGTCATCGACGGATTGCCGCCCGTCGGTCTATCCCACTATTCCAAAGGCTTGGCGGTCGACAAGAGTCATGGCATCAGCGAAGTCGAGCAGGAAAAACATTTCCAAACCATCCGTTTCAACGAAACCTTTCGCTACGAGGATTACCGCGGCGGTTGGGATCCCGCCGTCCGGTTGCAGGATCAAGACACCGACGGCGTCGATGCTGAAGTTTTATTTTCCAGTGCCGTGCGCCAGCTCTACAGTATCACCGACGAACCGTTTCAGCGCGCGGTGTTTCACTCCTACAACGCTTGGCTGCACGAGTTTTGCAGTTACAATCCCAAGCGGCTGCTCGGTCTGGCGCTGATCCCGATCTTGGATATGAAAAATACCGTGGCGGATATTTATCACTACGCCAAGTTGGGTTTTCGCGGCGTGCAGATTCCGACGCGGATTAAAGACAGCGGCTATTACGAATCGTTTTACGAACCCCTGTGGCAGGCTCTCGAAGAGACCGGCCTGGTCTTGAACGTTCACACCAGCGTCACCCAAGGCGTCGCGCGCACGCACTACGAAGGACCGCGGGAAGAAGACCCGGTGAAAGAGCCGATCGGCTTCGCCAGAAAACAGGTGCCGGCTCAACAGTTCATCGGCAACATGATTTTGTCCGGCAACTTCGACCGTCACCCGAAGTTAAGAGTGGTCTGCGCCGAGTTCGACGTCGGCTGGGTGGCGAATATGGTACAGCAAGTCGACTACTGGTTCGGCCGCGCCAGCACCTTCGACGCGGAGAAAAATCTCAACAAACGGCCGCCCAGCGAGTATTTCAAGGAAAATATTTTCTTCACCTACCAAGACGACCGCGCCGGCGTGCTCACGACTTCGGTCTACGGCGAAGATAATTTTCTCTGGGCCAGCGACTATCCCCACGGCGTCACTACTTGGCCGCACTCGCAGGAAACCGTCGAGCGCAACTGCGCCGGCATCGACGCAACGGTCAAAAGAAAATTGAACCGCGGCAATGCCGCAAAGCTTTACGGCTTGGACGGCTAG
- a CDS encoding M20 family peptidase produces MIDAKVREKIIKGINRDECAELTKQLCDIPSPTGAERAIGEFILDWYARHGIKPIRQEIDPDRINAVGVIEGLGRGTSLQINGHMDTSFTGTEEDRLFCAELDPLSELRGAIRDGKVFGLGASNMKSGVAAFMVAGKALKQSGVDLKGDCILAAVAGEISRTPIGPYQSGAYRGEGTGTRHLLTHGIQSDYAICADRSGHCIVWAQNGVVQIKINTFGNPHAAWGMTREQEPPAENNAVLQMMKVIQAVDDWAADFEKRCVYQSANGPLLPKVNIGAIQGGAPFRPNYFPGVCSVYVDVRTPPELRPVQVQRELKQALTKTGIKFEMEMYASLMGYEAKGVEPIIEVVKQAFKSVAGKEPPAPNAFRASIWTDTNIYNEMGIPTLKFGLGGKKHAIRSEQIDIEEIFIGAQVYALAAAEICNWEK; encoded by the coding sequence ATGATCGACGCCAAGGTTCGTGAGAAAATCATCAAGGGCATCAACCGCGACGAGTGCGCCGAGTTGACCAAGCAGCTCTGTGACATTCCCAGTCCCACCGGCGCCGAGCGCGCCATCGGCGAATTCATCCTCGACTGGTATGCGCGCCACGGCATCAAACCGATCCGCCAGGAGATCGATCCCGACCGCATCAACGCGGTGGGCGTCATCGAAGGCCTCGGCCGCGGCACATCGTTGCAGATCAATGGCCATATGGACACCAGCTTCACGGGCACGGAGGAAGACCGTCTGTTCTGCGCCGAGCTCGACCCGCTGAGCGAACTGCGCGGCGCCATCCGCGACGGCAAGGTCTTCGGTCTCGGCGCCTCGAACATGAAATCCGGCGTTGCCGCTTTCATGGTGGCGGGCAAGGCGCTCAAACAAAGCGGCGTTGATCTCAAGGGCGATTGCATCCTCGCCGCGGTGGCCGGAGAAATCTCGCGCACGCCAATCGGACCGTATCAGTCGGGCGCCTACCGCGGCGAAGGCACCGGCACGCGCCATCTGCTAACCCATGGCATTCAATCCGACTATGCTATCTGCGCCGACCGTTCCGGCCATTGCATCGTCTGGGCACAAAACGGCGTGGTGCAAATTAAGATCAACACCTTCGGCAACCCCCACGCCGCCTGGGGCATGACCCGAGAACAAGAGCCGCCCGCCGAAAACAACGCGGTGCTGCAAATGATGAAAGTCATCCAGGCCGTCGACGATTGGGCGGCGGATTTCGAGAAACGTTGCGTCTACCAGTCCGCCAACGGCCCGCTCTTGCCCAAAGTCAACATCGGCGCCATCCAAGGCGGCGCGCCGTTTCGGCCCAATTATTTTCCCGGCGTTTGTTCGGTTTACGTCGACGTGCGCACGCCGCCGGAGCTGCGACCCGTGCAAGTCCAGCGCGAGTTAAAACAAGCGCTGACAAAAACCGGCATCAAGTTTGAAATGGAGATGTACGCCTCGCTCATGGGCTACGAAGCCAAAGGCGTCGAGCCGATCATTGAAGTCGTCAAGCAGGCTTTTAAAAGCGTGGCCGGCAAAGAACCGCCGGCGCCCAACGCCTTTCGCGCCAGCATCTGGACCGACACCAATATTTATAATGAAATGGGTATCCCGACACTCAAGTTCGGTCTCGGCGGCAAGAAACATGCGATCCGCTCCGAGCAGATCGACATCGAAGAGATATTTATCGGCGCGCAAGTTTATGCGCTGGCGGCAGCGGAGATCTGCAATTGGGAGAAGTGA
- a CDS encoding DUF4160 domain-containing protein, whose translation MFVEAGGPHHTLHFHAYYLEHVGIFDVERVELLAGSLPRRQERLVLAWAELHKVELMDAWRALQAGRPPAKIEPLK comes from the coding sequence ATGTTTGTCGAAGCCGGAGGACCGCACCACACGCTGCATTTTCACGCTTACTACCTAGAGCATGTCGGAATATTTGATGTCGAAAGGGTAGAGCTGCTGGCGGGGTCGTTACCGCGGCGACAAGAACGGCTCGTGCTTGCCTGGGCCGAGCTTCACAAGGTTGAATTAATGGACGCTTGGCGCGCATTGCAGGCGGGTCGACCTCCGGCTAAGATTGAGCCATTGAAGTGA
- a CDS encoding extracellular solute-binding protein has product MERKKILAVLLIGFALIPQSVRAVAAAERDSRFEKLAKDLYPSAKAEGSLVLYTVWDVEHARVLLAAFSKRFPGISTTYWQGTRSEVTTRVLTEFQGNQSSVDVILGEEFVLQSAGAVSPYQTVQQDALVLHDPVAPVVSVQIQALPYNTKKLKPNQLPKSWEDIVNGKFKGMVALDDPMRGGPLSAMLAGLKDEWKDDARWTRFVKGLKALNVTVHKSTSAMFRLLIAGEYALAMPALLHDVVHEKEKGTPVDVVKAAFPIISPQQAKIYAKAAHPSAGKLFAEWLVTPEGQTAMDSVGRSSSRKNFKAKTSIANVWGSGAKAVAITNKAFFEDPRKWLDANVKPLWED; this is encoded by the coding sequence ATGGAACGCAAAAAAATCTTGGCGGTGTTGCTAATCGGTTTTGCTTTAATCCCGCAAAGTGTCCGCGCTGTCGCGGCCGCTGAGCGTGATTCGCGCTTTGAAAAGCTCGCCAAAGATCTCTACCCCAGCGCCAAGGCGGAGGGCTCTCTAGTGCTTTACACGGTCTGGGATGTCGAGCATGCGCGCGTGTTGCTAGCCGCCTTCAGCAAGAGATTTCCAGGAATATCCACCACCTATTGGCAAGGGACGAGATCCGAAGTGACGACGCGGGTGTTGACCGAGTTTCAAGGCAACCAGTCAAGTGTCGATGTGATTCTCGGCGAGGAATTTGTTCTGCAAAGCGCCGGCGCTGTGAGTCCCTATCAAACCGTCCAGCAAGACGCGCTGGTACTGCACGACCCGGTGGCGCCTGTCGTCAGCGTGCAGATTCAGGCGCTTCCCTACAACACGAAAAAGCTTAAGCCCAATCAGCTCCCCAAAAGCTGGGAGGATATCGTCAACGGCAAATTCAAAGGCATGGTTGCCCTCGATGACCCGATGCGCGGCGGCCCTTTGAGCGCCATGCTGGCTGGACTCAAAGACGAATGGAAGGACGACGCCAGGTGGACGAGATTCGTCAAAGGGCTTAAAGCCCTAAACGTCACCGTGCATAAAAGCACCAGCGCCATGTTTCGCCTGCTCATCGCCGGCGAATACGCCCTAGCGATGCCGGCGTTGCTGCATGACGTTGTCCACGAAAAGGAAAAAGGCACACCAGTCGATGTCGTCAAGGCAGCCTTTCCAATCATTTCACCGCAGCAGGCGAAAATCTACGCTAAGGCGGCCCATCCCAGCGCCGGCAAGTTGTTCGCCGAATGGCTGGTCACGCCGGAAGGGCAGACGGCCATGGACTCGGTGGGTCGGTCGAGCTCGCGCAAAAACTTTAAAGCCAAGACTTCCATCGCCAATGTCTGGGGCAGCGGCGCCAAAGCAGTGGCCATTACCAATAAGGCGTTCTTCGAAGATCCACGCAAATGGCTCGATGCCAACGTCAAGCCGTTGTGGGAAGATTGA